The following coding sequences lie in one Candidatus Binatia bacterium genomic window:
- a CDS encoding Ppx/GppA phosphatase family protein: MRRADEQRGARSATTAATAPSGEVAGVDLGSNSFHMVVARVVEGQIHVIDRIREGVRLAAGLNAKRELDAAAKKRALQCLRRFGQRVRGLPPERVRAVGTNTFRQARNARSFVAQAARALGHPIDVITGAEEARLIYSGVAHGLPSVAGRRLVIDVGGGSTECIVGEYLEPIEANSLYMGCVSHSRQHFPGGRIRASDFARATIAARLELQTIERRFRTLGWDECWGSSGTVLQVATLLRENGWSREGITAKGLRKLIKALLAAGDVKRLALRGLDPDRAPVLPGGVAILQALFDGLRIDVMKPASGALREGLLYDLLGRIRHEDVRDQSIRRWSERYQVDREQAARVERTALACLQQVADDWRLGDESAQQLLSWAARLHEIGLSLAFTGYHKHSAYLVTHGDMPGFSVEEQRMLATLLLGQRRKFPADALRALPPGRRRVAERLCILLRLAVLLNRSRSPAAPPRLRLRARGDRLEVAFPAGWLRQHPLTQADLREEAGRLEQHGFELRAR, encoded by the coding sequence ATGCGGCGAGCGGACGAGCAGCGCGGAGCGCGCAGCGCGACCACCGCGGCGACGGCGCCGAGCGGCGAGGTCGCCGGCGTCGACCTCGGCTCGAACAGCTTCCACATGGTGGTCGCGCGCGTCGTCGAGGGGCAGATCCACGTCATCGACCGCATCCGCGAGGGCGTGCGCCTCGCGGCGGGCCTGAACGCGAAGCGCGAGCTCGATGCCGCGGCGAAGAAGCGCGCCCTCCAGTGCCTGCGTCGCTTCGGGCAGCGGGTGCGCGGCCTGCCGCCCGAGCGCGTGCGCGCGGTCGGCACCAACACCTTCCGTCAAGCACGCAATGCGCGGAGCTTCGTCGCGCAGGCGGCGCGCGCGCTCGGCCATCCGATCGACGTCATCACCGGCGCCGAGGAGGCGCGTCTCATCTACTCCGGCGTCGCGCACGGCCTGCCGAGCGTCGCCGGACGACGCCTCGTGATCGACGTCGGCGGCGGCAGCACGGAGTGCATCGTCGGCGAGTATCTCGAGCCGATCGAGGCCAACAGCCTCTACATGGGCTGCGTCAGCCATTCGCGGCAGCACTTCCCCGGCGGCCGCATCCGCGCCAGCGACTTCGCGCGCGCGACGATCGCCGCCCGCCTCGAGCTGCAGACGATCGAGCGTCGCTTCCGCACGCTCGGCTGGGACGAGTGCTGGGGCTCGTCGGGCACGGTGCTGCAGGTCGCGACGCTGCTGCGCGAGAACGGCTGGTCGCGCGAGGGCATCACCGCCAAGGGGCTGCGCAAGCTCATCAAGGCGCTGCTCGCCGCGGGCGACGTGAAGCGGCTCGCGCTGCGCGGGCTCGATCCCGACCGCGCTCCGGTACTGCCGGGCGGCGTCGCGATCCTGCAGGCGCTGTTCGACGGCCTGCGCATCGACGTCATGAAGCCCGCGAGCGGCGCGCTGCGCGAGGGCCTGCTCTACGACCTGCTCGGCCGCATCCGCCACGAGGACGTCCGCGACCAGTCGATCCGACGCTGGAGCGAGCGCTACCAGGTCGACCGCGAGCAGGCGGCGCGCGTCGAGCGTACGGCGCTCGCGTGCCTGCAGCAGGTCGCGGACGACTGGCGGCTCGGTGACGAGTCCGCACAGCAGCTACTTTCGTGGGCCGCGCGCCTGCACGAGATCGGGCTGTCGCTCGCCTTCACCGGCTACCACAAGCACAGCGCCTACCTCGTCACGCACGGCGACATGCCGGGCTTCTCGGTCGAGGAGCAGCGCATGCTCGCGACGCTGCTGCTCGGGCAGCGGCGCAAGTTCCCCGCCGACGCGCTCCGGGCGCTTCCTCCCGGACGCCGACGGGTCGCGGAGCGGCTCTGCATCCTGCTGCGTCTCGCGGTGCTGCTGAACCGCAGCCGCAGCCCGGCTGCTCCGCCGCGGCTGCGGCTGCGTGCGCGCGGCGACCGGCTCGAGGTCGCGTTCCCTGCCGGCTGGCTGCGTCAGCATCCGCTCACGCAGGCCGATCTGCGCGAGGAGGCGGGGCGCCTCGAGCAGCACGGCTTCGAGCTGCGCGCGCGGTGA
- a CDS encoding DUF4239 domain-containing protein — protein sequence MLLDFLYALSAPVAALLIVAGMVALSVGGLLLAHRLVPHALRRSHNDVAGVLISLVGVVYAVLLAFIAVAVWQEYNDADAIVHREASFAGDIHQDAVDMRGPAADELRRLVQRYLEIVIHDEWPAMREGRTANHAQSTLDSMQSTLLGYDFRGPLFSDVLSRVNALADARRDRLINANSGLQPVAWFVLLAGAALTILFCYLFGVPDLRLHAVMTALVAASIALVIFLIVAFDYPFRGDAGLEPTAFKAVLDHVRKQEAKLATEPLPQPTPDPELEPAP from the coding sequence ATGCTGCTCGACTTCCTCTATGCGCTCAGCGCGCCGGTCGCAGCGCTGCTCATCGTCGCCGGCATGGTCGCGCTCAGCGTCGGCGGTCTGCTGCTCGCGCACCGACTGGTGCCGCACGCGCTGCGCCGCTCGCACAACGACGTCGCCGGGGTGCTGATCTCGCTGGTCGGCGTGGTGTACGCGGTGCTGCTCGCGTTCATCGCGGTCGCGGTGTGGCAGGAGTACAACGACGCCGACGCGATCGTGCACCGCGAGGCGAGCTTCGCCGGCGACATCCACCAGGACGCGGTCGACATGCGCGGCCCCGCCGCCGACGAGCTGCGCCGCCTCGTGCAGCGCTACCTCGAGATCGTGATCCACGACGAGTGGCCGGCGATGCGCGAGGGCCGCACCGCCAACCACGCGCAGTCGACGCTCGACAGCATGCAGTCGACGCTGCTCGGCTACGACTTCCGCGGCCCGCTGTTCAGCGACGTGCTGTCGCGCGTCAACGCGCTCGCCGACGCGCGGCGCGACCGGCTGATCAACGCGAACTCCGGGCTGCAGCCGGTCGCGTGGTTCGTGCTGCTCGCGGGCGCCGCGCTGACGATCCTCTTCTGCTACCTGTTCGGCGTCCCCGATCTGCGCCTGCACGCGGTGATGACCGCGCTGGTCGCGGCGTCGATCGCGCTCGTGATCTTCCTGATCGTGGCGTTCGATTATCCGTTCCGCGGCGACGCCGGACTCGAGCCGACGGCGTTCAAGGCGGTGCTCGACCACGTCCGCAAGCAGGAGGCGAAGCTCGCGACCGAGCCGCTGCCGCAGCCGACGCCGGACCCGGAGCTCGAGCCCGCGCCGTGA
- a CDS encoding sulfatase, with protein sequence MSLRALVLLLGCVAAAVLAWRAWSPREPDGPPPNVLLVSIDSLRADHLHAYGYPRETSPTIDALAKEGALFRWAVTPTTWTLPSHMTLLTAMPPEQHGVSRNDRQLDPSAITLAEVLRDAGYATAGFVAGPYVRAMYGFDQGFDVYDESIVKDGLFEPLRGATSPESTRLVTEYLEGWDRDGRRKPFFVFLHLWDPHYDYDPPPPYDTMFDPDYTGTISGVDFLLNTRVRPDMDRRDLEHIVALYDGEIRYTDEHLGRIVDLLRRLGVLDDTIVVVTADHGEEFFEHGRKGHGEVLYDETMLVPLVIRYPRRVEPGRVIEEQVRLMDVAPTILELAGVEAPADFGTPAGTPHGATSFASALAPDGDEPPSLLAFGTTKMGKFTRRAVRRLDGKLIVQSPGPPHPEAYDLATDPGERVNLLRQDDKHKLAEDLEGELASWASLWAEGPRYAKSLEVPSSQEERLRALGYIR encoded by the coding sequence ATGTCGCTCCGGGCGCTCGTCCTCCTGCTCGGCTGCGTCGCGGCCGCGGTGCTCGCCTGGCGCGCCTGGTCGCCGCGCGAGCCCGACGGACCGCCGCCGAACGTGCTGCTGGTCTCGATCGACTCGCTGCGCGCCGACCACCTGCACGCCTACGGCTACCCGCGCGAGACCAGCCCGACGATCGACGCGCTCGCGAAGGAAGGCGCGCTGTTCCGCTGGGCGGTCACGCCGACGACCTGGACGCTGCCGTCGCACATGACGCTGCTCACCGCGATGCCACCCGAGCAGCACGGCGTCTCGCGCAACGACCGCCAGCTCGACCCGTCCGCGATCACGCTCGCCGAGGTGCTGCGCGACGCGGGCTACGCGACCGCCGGCTTCGTGGCCGGACCGTACGTCCGCGCGATGTACGGCTTCGATCAGGGCTTCGACGTCTACGACGAGTCGATCGTCAAGGACGGGCTCTTCGAGCCGCTGCGCGGCGCGACCTCGCCGGAATCGACGCGTCTGGTGACGGAGTATCTCGAGGGCTGGGATCGCGACGGGCGTCGGAAGCCGTTCTTCGTCTTCCTCCACCTCTGGGACCCGCACTACGACTACGACCCGCCGCCGCCCTACGACACGATGTTCGACCCGGACTACACGGGCACGATCAGCGGCGTCGACTTCCTGCTCAACACGCGCGTGCGTCCGGACATGGACCGGCGCGACCTCGAGCACATCGTCGCGCTCTACGACGGCGAGATCCGCTACACCGACGAGCACCTCGGCCGCATCGTGGATCTGCTGCGCCGCCTCGGCGTGCTCGACGACACGATCGTCGTCGTCACCGCCGACCACGGCGAGGAGTTCTTCGAGCACGGCCGCAAGGGCCACGGCGAGGTGCTCTACGACGAGACCATGCTCGTGCCGCTCGTGATCCGCTACCCGCGGCGTGTCGAGCCCGGGCGCGTGATCGAAGAGCAGGTGCGCCTGATGGACGTCGCGCCGACGATCCTCGAGCTCGCGGGCGTCGAAGCGCCGGCGGACTTCGGCACGCCCGCCGGAACGCCGCACGGCGCGACCAGCTTCGCGTCCGCGCTCGCTCCCGACGGCGACGAGCCGCCCTCGCTGCTCGCCTTCGGCACGACGAAGATGGGCAAGTTCACGCGGCGCGCGGTGCGCCGCCTCGACGGCAAGCTCATCGTGCAGTCGCCCGGTCCGCCGCACCCCGAGGCGTACGATCTCGCCACCGATCCGGGCGAGCGCGTCAACCTGCTACGGCAAGACGACAAGCACAAGCTTGCCGAGGATCTCGAGGGCGAGCTCGCGTCGTGGGCGTCGCTGTGGGCAGAGGGGCCGCGCTACGCGAAGTCCCTGGAGGTGCCGTCGAGCCAGGAGGAGCGGCTGCGGGCGCTGGGCTACATCCGCTGA
- a CDS encoding sulfatase yields the protein MAAGTKLRAARVALALVPSILLACERAAPPTPPATVDVVARRLTARDFGQPSAAHAEVVKLGDEARPVVLGPRYASVASLYGVLLEGGRLERPLTLPDAAAAAPDDAFALEVQELPLRDEVPQEIFAAFGREPFKKRLAGSWRLVRDEAAAATARLEFTPQETKDVRLNVDLLMLEAQPDAITSGAFQAPSGATLELGYGVAEVGTPGAATAPLRFVATLLCENAEPKPLLDDTVAPDAAGRWRDAAFPLATPTPCRLELRTEASDARDVRRAVWAQPRITAALAPKAARDAYNVVLISLDTLRADRLSGHGYPRETTPIIDAELIARGTSFRNAMSTFPQTDISHLSLFTSLYPDAQPERGRLPASSPLPLLTERLADAGFLTAAFTEDALVAGAFGFWFGFDLFFERTYSEHERGARTFADGVAFLRDNREQRFFLFLHTYKTHVPYVASAAYAELFTDPADWEKLDARVPAAQRAAADAYDRTVREADDLVGTLLRELDALGLAERTIVVLLSDHGEAFGEHGALEHGFAGHQEQMAIPLVFRGPEIPRGVEVEAPVSLVDVAPTILELVGAEPLPDAQGLSLAPAFAGGKLPGERPLFFSWHTAGARGVRHGRWKFLHADHGHELFDLEADPLETRPLLRREPARKEELDLLAAHAAESEQLRARLAATAGDERRPAISDEVERSLRALGYLD from the coding sequence ATGGCTGCCGGAACAAAGCTGCGGGCGGCCCGCGTCGCACTCGCTCTCGTCCCCTCGATCTTGCTCGCCTGCGAGCGCGCCGCGCCGCCGACGCCGCCGGCCACCGTCGACGTCGTCGCGCGACGGCTCACCGCGCGCGACTTCGGCCAGCCGTCCGCGGCGCACGCGGAGGTCGTGAAGCTCGGCGACGAGGCGCGGCCGGTCGTGCTCGGCCCGCGCTACGCGAGCGTCGCGTCGCTGTACGGCGTGCTGCTCGAGGGCGGTCGGCTCGAGCGGCCGCTCACGCTGCCGGACGCCGCGGCCGCCGCTCCCGACGACGCGTTCGCGCTCGAGGTGCAGGAGCTGCCGCTGCGCGACGAGGTGCCGCAGGAGATCTTCGCGGCGTTCGGCCGCGAGCCGTTCAAGAAGCGCCTCGCCGGCAGCTGGCGCCTGGTGCGCGACGAGGCCGCGGCCGCCACGGCGCGGCTCGAGTTCACGCCGCAGGAGACGAAGGACGTCCGCCTGAACGTCGACCTGCTGATGCTCGAGGCGCAGCCCGACGCGATCACGAGCGGCGCGTTCCAGGCGCCATCCGGCGCCACGCTCGAGCTCGGCTACGGCGTGGCGGAAGTCGGAACGCCCGGCGCCGCCACCGCGCCGCTGCGCTTCGTCGCGACGCTCCTCTGCGAGAACGCCGAGCCGAAGCCGCTGCTCGACGACACCGTCGCGCCCGACGCCGCCGGACGCTGGCGCGACGCCGCCTTCCCGCTCGCCACGCCGACGCCGTGCCGCCTCGAGCTACGGACGGAAGCGAGCGACGCGCGCGACGTCCGCCGCGCGGTCTGGGCGCAGCCGCGGATCACCGCAGCGCTCGCGCCGAAGGCGGCACGCGACGCCTACAACGTCGTCCTGATCTCGCTCGACACGCTGCGCGCCGACCGGCTCTCGGGACACGGCTACCCGCGCGAGACGACGCCGATCATCGACGCCGAGCTGATCGCGCGGGGCACGTCGTTCCGCAACGCGATGTCGACCTTCCCGCAGACCGACATCTCGCACCTGAGCCTGTTCACGAGCCTCTATCCCGACGCGCAGCCCGAGCGCGGGCGCTTGCCGGCGAGCTCGCCGCTGCCGCTCCTCACCGAGCGTCTCGCCGACGCGGGCTTCCTCACCGCCGCCTTCACCGAGGACGCGCTGGTCGCGGGCGCGTTCGGCTTCTGGTTCGGCTTCGACCTGTTCTTCGAGCGCACCTACAGCGAGCACGAGCGCGGCGCGCGGACCTTCGCCGACGGCGTCGCGTTCCTGCGCGACAACCGCGAGCAGCGCTTCTTCCTCTTCCTGCACACCTACAAGACGCACGTGCCGTACGTCGCGAGCGCGGCGTACGCGGAGCTGTTCACCGATCCCGCGGACTGGGAGAAGCTCGACGCGCGCGTGCCGGCGGCGCAGCGCGCGGCCGCCGACGCCTACGACCGCACGGTGCGCGAGGCGGACGATCTGGTCGGCACGCTGCTGCGCGAGCTCGACGCGCTCGGCCTCGCCGAGCGCACGATCGTCGTCCTGCTCTCCGACCACGGCGAGGCGTTCGGCGAGCACGGCGCCCTCGAGCACGGCTTCGCGGGACACCAGGAGCAGATGGCGATCCCGCTCGTCTTCCGCGGACCGGAGATCCCGCGCGGCGTCGAGGTCGAGGCGCCGGTGAGCCTGGTCGACGTCGCGCCGACGATCCTCGAGCTGGTCGGCGCCGAGCCGCTGCCCGACGCGCAGGGCCTGAGCCTCGCGCCGGCGTTCGCCGGCGGGAAGCTGCCCGGCGAGCGCCCGCTGTTCTTCTCCTGGCACACCGCGGGCGCCCGCGGCGTGCGCCACGGGCGCTGGAAGTTCCTCCACGCCGACCACGGCCACGAGCTGTTCGACCTCGAGGCCGACCCGCTCGAGACCAGGCCGCTGCTGCGGCGCGAGCCGGCGCGCAAGGAGGAGCTCGATCTGCTCGCCGCGCACGCCGCGGAGAGCGAGCAGCTGCGCGCCCGCCTCGCGGCGACCGCGGGCGACGAGCGTCGCCCGGCGATCTCGGACGAGGTCGAGCGCTCGCTGCGCGCGCTCGGCTACCTCGACTGA
- a CDS encoding GDSL-type esterase/lipase family protein: MNSPKTRAVKTAVKLLAVLALSVVAAEVAVRVWFATEIGPSLLFYGTRWHRNWVETPPEPTPSGDPLARSVQRHANVVGDDRPYTKGVTGYSKYFPHERKWTQRPDGTGAVPVRINNHGFRGEDFTIEKPPGTIRILTLGASSTFGYHNRDDETYPYYLEQDLQAAVGDAATIEVINFAIPHATTDNVLAMFRAEGLQLDPDVVTFYEGANDAATIEPREGHVADRWREALVHESLLVAFLDRLFPATDATDARWWWSDEQAERRSRAFVANLERLRALCREHGIDLVVATQQFRSTLIPLEELRGVTYQQELEVVRDKLRRGEIGPDALPVTEKTFELRTQAVDDTGMRMIATLHPPRAMLVHARLMDAMRAWARASDVPLVDVIVELDGRRDLLINWVHLRPEANRIVAAALARTIRPLIDERLRPTAHRSATTEAGRAG, translated from the coding sequence GTGAACTCCCCCAAGACGCGCGCCGTCAAGACGGCCGTCAAGCTGCTCGCCGTCCTCGCGCTGAGCGTCGTCGCGGCCGAGGTCGCGGTGCGCGTCTGGTTCGCGACCGAGATCGGACCGAGCCTGCTGTTCTACGGCACCCGCTGGCACCGCAACTGGGTCGAGACGCCGCCCGAGCCCACGCCCTCGGGCGACCCACTCGCGCGCTCCGTGCAGCGCCACGCCAACGTGGTCGGCGACGACCGCCCCTACACCAAGGGCGTGACCGGCTACAGCAAGTACTTCCCGCACGAGCGCAAGTGGACGCAGCGTCCGGACGGCACCGGCGCCGTGCCGGTGCGCATCAACAACCACGGCTTTCGCGGCGAGGACTTCACGATCGAGAAGCCGCCCGGGACGATTCGTATCTTGACGCTCGGCGCGTCCTCGACCTTCGGCTACCACAACCGCGACGACGAGACGTACCCGTACTACCTCGAGCAGGACCTGCAGGCAGCCGTCGGCGACGCGGCGACGATCGAGGTGATCAACTTCGCGATCCCGCACGCGACCACCGACAACGTGCTCGCGATGTTCCGCGCCGAGGGGCTGCAGCTCGATCCCGACGTCGTCACCTTCTACGAGGGCGCGAACGACGCGGCGACCATCGAGCCGCGCGAGGGCCACGTCGCGGACCGCTGGCGCGAGGCGCTCGTCCACGAGTCGCTGCTGGTCGCGTTCCTCGACCGCCTGTTCCCGGCCACCGACGCGACCGACGCGCGCTGGTGGTGGAGCGACGAGCAAGCCGAGCGACGCAGCCGCGCGTTCGTCGCGAACCTCGAGCGGCTGCGCGCGCTGTGCCGCGAGCACGGCATCGACCTCGTGGTCGCGACCCAGCAGTTCCGCTCGACGCTGATCCCACTCGAGGAGCTGCGCGGCGTGACCTACCAGCAGGAGCTCGAGGTCGTGCGCGACAAGCTGCGCCGCGGCGAGATCGGGCCGGACGCGCTGCCGGTGACCGAGAAGACGTTCGAGCTGCGCACCCAGGCGGTCGACGACACCGGCATGCGGATGATCGCGACGCTGCACCCGCCGCGCGCGATGCTCGTGCACGCGCGCCTGATGGACGCGATGCGCGCGTGGGCGCGCGCGAGCGACGTCCCGCTGGTCGACGTCATCGTCGAGCTCGACGGGCGGCGCGACCTGCTGATCAACTGGGTCCACCTGCGGCCCGAGGCGAACCGGATCGTCGCCGCGGCGCTGGCGCGCACCATCCGTCCGCTGATCGACGAGCGTCTGCGTCCGACGGCGCACCGCTCGGCCACCACGGAAGCCGGCCGTGCAGGGTGA
- a CDS encoding class I SAM-dependent methyltransferase — translation MQGERCPICAAALAPWESHAPDAVTGETFAILRCTGCGLGVTRPVPADLGRYYGPMYYGRRHGVTARYRCWRRFRLLSRHTPRPGRLLDVGCGEGDFMAFAAERGWQAAGTEVRDDVPDAEAHGLAVRRSIAEARELGPFDAITSWHSFEHFVDPVAEFDRLIAALADGGTLAIITPDFGGLQAKVFGRAWFHLDVPRHLFHFTRRALVHLFESRGLVVERIDSHEIEYDLFGWLQSLLNVLLPTQNQFFSWLTGKPHRAPSWEIALAVLLAVLFTPLALVATAVAIATRRGATVNVVARKPRTSTPTSAERDVRTSATDAEGR, via the coding sequence GTGCAGGGTGAGCGCTGCCCGATCTGCGCGGCGGCGCTCGCGCCGTGGGAGAGCCATGCGCCCGACGCGGTCACCGGCGAGACCTTCGCGATCCTGCGCTGCACGGGCTGCGGGCTCGGTGTGACGCGTCCGGTGCCCGCCGACCTCGGCCGGTACTACGGGCCGATGTACTACGGACGCCGCCACGGCGTGACCGCGCGCTACCGCTGCTGGCGACGCTTCCGCCTGCTGTCGCGGCACACGCCACGCCCCGGACGCCTGCTCGACGTCGGCTGCGGCGAGGGCGACTTCATGGCGTTCGCCGCAGAGCGCGGCTGGCAGGCGGCGGGCACCGAGGTGCGCGACGACGTGCCCGACGCCGAGGCGCACGGGCTCGCCGTGCGGCGCTCGATCGCGGAAGCGCGCGAGCTCGGTCCGTTCGACGCGATCACCTCGTGGCACAGCTTCGAGCACTTCGTCGATCCGGTCGCGGAGTTCGACCGCCTGATCGCCGCGCTCGCCGACGGCGGCACGCTCGCGATCATCACGCCGGACTTCGGCGGGCTGCAGGCGAAGGTCTTCGGGCGCGCGTGGTTTCACCTCGACGTGCCGCGCCACCTCTTCCACTTCACGCGGCGCGCGCTCGTGCACCTCTTCGAGAGCCGCGGGCTCGTCGTCGAGCGCATCGACAGCCACGAGATCGAGTACGACCTCTTCGGCTGGCTGCAGAGCCTGCTCAACGTCCTGCTGCCGACGCAGAACCAGTTCTTCTCCTGGCTCACCGGCAAGCCGCACCGGGCGCCGTCGTGGGAGATCGCGCTCGCCGTGCTGCTGGCGGTGCTGTTCACGCCGCTTGCGCTGGTCGCGACCGCGGTCGCGATCGCGACGCGGCGTGGGGCGACGGTGAACGTCGTCGCGCGCAAGCCGCGCACGTCGACGCCGACCTCGGCGGAGCGAGACGTGCGCACGTCGGCGACCGACGCGGAGGGACGATGA
- a CDS encoding phospholipid carrier-dependent glycosyltransferase codes for MSSGRRRVGLVLVGLAIAVLAIAARYWRLRWGLTLGMAFTDELQMWPSYLNAFVPLRPESFLRADQPGAMIYPAFYGFLSGLAVAVAHGLGLMAAPQADVFSALYMARLVAATASTLNVLAVFVLGWRAFSPQVGLLAAAFMAVVPMEAMQTHYASPDPLLELCVTLALIAVCELARAQGRVRIALALAAGAASGLAFSAKYTGLVVLGSCFWALLEIAWRERSVRPLLATVPAALGGFVVAVAIACPPCVLQTDLMLRAMAFLRGTSRPEHLFFWNVHLLPSLGWWGRPYVYQLVAGFTFSLGWPLYLATLGGLAYALRRWTVVDRILLVTAAAYFFSIGTSFVLEAWRYYLPLFPIFTVLAARALTALPWRVPRVALAVLIVAYSTALTFSQVSRFSYDQQHAVARWIRSELGRDPSKPVRVGFPKGMYPYFNLRQPLIWAGLQPWPMEPEEWFDERLDAFVMPEWLAIRIRRDADKPDAMRALDELESGRGGWVPAASWRSGYLQDGFYTALDPLFAADLTQGEIGFTVYVPRR; via the coding sequence ATGAGCAGCGGGCGACGTCGCGTCGGGCTCGTGCTCGTCGGTCTCGCGATCGCCGTCCTCGCGATCGCGGCGCGCTACTGGCGTCTGCGCTGGGGGCTCACGCTCGGCATGGCGTTCACCGACGAGCTGCAGATGTGGCCGTCGTACCTGAACGCGTTCGTGCCGCTGCGTCCGGAGTCGTTCCTGCGCGCCGACCAGCCGGGCGCGATGATCTACCCGGCGTTCTACGGCTTCCTCTCCGGCCTCGCGGTCGCGGTCGCGCACGGGCTCGGCTTGATGGCGGCGCCGCAGGCGGACGTGTTCTCGGCGCTCTACATGGCGCGCCTCGTCGCGGCGACCGCGTCGACGCTGAACGTGCTCGCGGTCTTCGTGCTCGGCTGGCGCGCGTTCTCGCCGCAGGTCGGACTCCTCGCCGCGGCGTTCATGGCGGTCGTGCCGATGGAGGCGATGCAGACGCACTACGCGTCGCCGGATCCGCTGCTCGAGCTGTGCGTCACGCTCGCGCTGATCGCGGTGTGCGAGCTCGCGCGCGCGCAGGGTCGCGTCCGGATCGCGCTCGCGCTCGCCGCAGGCGCGGCATCCGGGCTCGCGTTCTCCGCCAAGTACACGGGTCTCGTCGTGCTCGGCTCGTGCTTCTGGGCGCTGCTCGAGATCGCCTGGCGCGAGCGCTCGGTGAGGCCGCTGCTCGCGACGGTGCCCGCGGCGCTCGGCGGCTTCGTCGTCGCGGTCGCGATCGCCTGCCCGCCGTGCGTCCTGCAGACCGACCTGATGCTGCGCGCGATGGCGTTCCTGCGCGGCACGAGCCGGCCGGAGCACCTCTTCTTCTGGAACGTCCACCTGCTGCCGAGCCTCGGCTGGTGGGGACGGCCGTACGTCTACCAGCTCGTCGCCGGGTTCACGTTCAGCCTCGGCTGGCCGCTCTACCTCGCGACGCTCGGCGGGCTCGCGTACGCGCTGCGCCGCTGGACGGTGGTCGATCGCATCCTGCTCGTCACCGCCGCCGCGTACTTCTTCTCGATCGGCACGTCGTTCGTGCTCGAGGCGTGGCGCTACTACCTGCCGCTGTTCCCGATCTTCACCGTGCTCGCCGCGCGCGCGCTCACCGCGCTGCCGTGGCGGGTGCCGCGCGTCGCGCTCGCGGTCCTGATCGTCGCGTACTCGACGGCGCTGACCTTCTCGCAGGTGTCGCGCTTCTCGTACGACCAGCAGCACGCGGTCGCGCGCTGGATCCGCAGCGAGCTCGGGCGCGATCCGAGCAAGCCCGTACGCGTCGGCTTCCCGAAGGGCATGTACCCGTACTTCAACCTCCGCCAGCCGCTGATCTGGGCCGGATTGCAGCCGTGGCCGATGGAGCCCGAGGAGTGGTTCGACGAGCGCCTCGACGCGTTCGTCATGCCCGAGTGGCTCGCGATCCGCATCCGTCGCGACGCCGACAAGCCCGACGCGATGCGCGCGCTCGACGAGCTCGAGTCGGGGCGCGGCGGCTGGGTCCCGGCGGCGAGCTGGCGCTCGGGCTACCTGCAGGACGGCTTCTACACCGCGCTCGATCCGCTGTTCGCGGCCGACCTCACGCAGGGCGAGATCGGCTTCACCGTGTACGTGCCTCGGCGGTGA